In one Streptomyces marincola genomic region, the following are encoded:
- a CDS encoding aminotransferase class I/II-fold pyridoxal phosphate-dependent enzyme → MLGGYRIEGRRAAEIATSVENAVSAGDLAPGQALPPLRELAAELGVNPNTVAAAYRALRERGVVETAGRRGTRVRARPAHTPREARGPAVPPGARDLTEGNPDPDLLDSLGPALAASAAEAAAAPVLYGGPPVHPDLERVTGERFARDGLPEGPLAVTSGALDAIERVLAARLRPGDAVAVEDPGWGALLDLLPALGLRPVPVAVDDEGPQPGPFARALGQGVRAVIVTARAQNPTGAALTPARAEELRAALAEHPDVLVVEDDHGDGIVSVPLFPLAGSTRRWAFTRSAAKAHGPDLRVAVCTGDADTVERVIGRQRLGPGWVSHVLQGAVARLWARRPAGASPAARAYDERREALLRALRARGVPARGRCGLNVWVPVPDETAAVAGLLHAGWAVAPGARFRIATPPAVRVTVATLAPAETVPLADAVARAVRPPAPRRYG, encoded by the coding sequence GTGCTAGGAGGATATCGGATCGAAGGGCGGCGCGCCGCCGAAATCGCGACCAGCGTGGAGAACGCCGTGAGCGCGGGGGACCTGGCCCCCGGCCAGGCCCTCCCGCCGCTGCGGGAGCTGGCCGCGGAGTTGGGCGTGAACCCCAACACCGTGGCCGCCGCCTACCGGGCGCTGCGCGAGCGCGGCGTCGTCGAGACGGCCGGCCGCCGCGGCACCCGGGTCCGCGCCCGCCCGGCGCACACCCCCCGCGAGGCGCGCGGGCCCGCCGTGCCCCCGGGCGCGCGCGACCTCACCGAGGGCAACCCGGACCCCGACCTGCTCGACTCCCTCGGCCCCGCGCTCGCTGCCTCGGCGGCCGAGGCCGCCGCGGCCCCCGTGCTCTACGGCGGCCCCCCGGTGCACCCCGACCTCGAACGCGTCACCGGGGAGCGGTTCGCGCGCGACGGCCTGCCCGAAGGGCCGCTCGCCGTCACCTCGGGCGCCCTCGACGCGATCGAACGCGTCCTCGCCGCGCGCCTGCGCCCCGGCGACGCGGTCGCCGTCGAGGATCCCGGCTGGGGCGCGCTCCTCGACCTGCTCCCCGCCCTCGGGCTGCGCCCCGTCCCGGTCGCCGTCGACGACGAGGGCCCGCAGCCCGGCCCGTTCGCGCGCGCCCTCGGGCAGGGCGTGCGCGCCGTCATCGTGACCGCACGCGCGCAGAACCCGACCGGCGCGGCGCTCACCCCGGCGCGCGCCGAGGAGTTGCGCGCGGCCCTCGCGGAGCACCCCGACGTCCTCGTCGTCGAGGACGACCACGGCGACGGCATCGTGTCCGTCCCCCTGTTCCCGCTCGCCGGCAGCACGAGGCGGTGGGCGTTCACGCGGTCCGCGGCCAAGGCCCACGGCCCCGACCTGCGGGTCGCGGTGTGCACGGGGGACGCGGACACCGTGGAGCGGGTCATCGGGCGCCAGCGCCTCGGCCCCGGCTGGGTCAGCCACGTGCTCCAGGGCGCCGTGGCCCGGCTGTGGGCGCGGCGCCCGGCCGGAGCGTCCCCGGCGGCGCGCGCCTACGACGAGCGTCGCGAGGCGCTGCTGCGGGCGCTCCGGGCGCGTGGGGTGCCCGCGCGCGGGCGCTGCGGACTGAACGTATGGGTGCCCGTCCCCGACGAGACCGCCGCCGTGGCCGGGCTGCTGCACGCCGGCTGGGCCGTCGCGCCCGGCGCGCGGTTCCGGATCGCCACGCCGCCCGCGGTGCGGGTGACGGTGGCCACCCTGGCCCCCGCCGAGACGGTGCCGCTCGCTGACGCGGTGGCCCGCGCCGTCCGCCCGCCCGCGCCGCGCCGCTACGGCTGA
- a CDS encoding DMT family transporter — protein MPAPAGRGRGLVFVALAAVLWGTGGAVGARLFESSGLGPLALTFWRMAGGTLLLLAVRPLFRRRAPRRVATGAPQASWVRRVARAGVLGASFALSQAAYFAAVEGTGLAVGTVVTLGAGPVLVAIGGRLFLGERLGRGGVVAVAGALAGLVVLTLGGAGGSGTVQLPGVLFALLSAAGYTVMTLYSRGQGRAGAGGGPLDNALASLAVGTALLLPFAPVVGVLPQAENLGVSLWLLGYLAAVPTALAYALYFAGMAVVRAATASVIVLIEPLTATLIAVAFLGERLTPAVVAGTFLLLGSVVGLVLAEGRSGAGVSRQVAGSGGGRTGGDGRPVDRADREDAGPVRE, from the coding sequence GTGCCTGCCCCGGCCGGCCGCGGACGCGGTCTGGTCTTCGTCGCCCTCGCCGCGGTGCTGTGGGGCACCGGGGGCGCCGTCGGCGCCCGGCTGTTCGAGAGCAGCGGCCTCGGGCCGCTGGCCCTGACCTTCTGGCGGATGGCCGGCGGAACGCTGCTGCTGCTCGCCGTTCGCCCGCTGTTCCGCCGGCGCGCCCCGCGCCGGGTGGCGACCGGCGCGCCCCAGGCGAGTTGGGTGCGCCGCGTCGCGCGCGCGGGCGTGCTCGGGGCGTCGTTCGCGCTCTCCCAGGCCGCGTACTTCGCGGCTGTCGAGGGCACGGGGCTGGCCGTCGGCACGGTGGTCACCCTCGGCGCGGGTCCTGTGCTCGTGGCCATCGGCGGCCGGCTGTTCCTGGGCGAACGCCTCGGCCGGGGCGGTGTCGTGGCGGTGGCGGGCGCGCTGGCCGGACTCGTCGTGCTCACGCTCGGCGGAGCGGGCGGCTCGGGCACGGTACAGCTGCCCGGCGTGCTGTTCGCGCTGCTCTCGGCGGCCGGCTACACGGTGATGACCCTCTACAGCCGAGGCCAGGGCCGTGCCGGGGCGGGTGGCGGCCCGCTGGACAACGCCCTGGCCTCGCTGGCCGTGGGCACCGCGCTGCTGCTGCCCTTCGCGCCGGTCGTCGGCGTGCTGCCGCAGGCGGAGAACCTGGGCGTCTCGCTGTGGCTGCTCGGCTACCTGGCGGCCGTGCCCACGGCGCTGGCCTACGCGCTGTACTTCGCCGGGATGGCGGTGGTGCGGGCGGCCACGGCCTCGGTGATCGTCCTCATCGAGCCGCTGACGGCGACCCTGATCGCCGTGGCCTTCCTCGGCGAACGGCTGACCCCCGCCGTGGTCGCCGGCACCTTCCTGCTCCTCGGTTCCGTGGTGGGCCTCGTGCTCGCGGAGGGCAGGTCAGGCGCGGGCGTAAGCCGTCAGGTAGCCGGGAGCGGAGGCGGGCGCACCGGCGGGGACGGGCGGCCCGTGGACCGTGCGGACCGGGAGGACGCCGGCCCAGTGCGGGAGTGA
- a CDS encoding DUF3224 domain-containing protein produces MPTRPSAPAGGSFTHRDWQETVVAGAADGPRLARVVVTNAYTGRITADNTRCLYSLSYAADGTGSFSGFERCEGGVDGHHGTFVLRAWGTFDAGGTVHCSFEVLPGSATGGLVGLRGTGGFSAAPGAAAVPYAFEPSYEEAAAAG; encoded by the coding sequence ATGCCGACACGACCATCCGCGCCCGCCGGCGGCAGCTTCACCCACCGGGACTGGCAGGAGACGGTTGTCGCGGGTGCGGCGGACGGGCCGCGGCTGGCCCGGGTCGTCGTCACCAACGCGTACACCGGCCGCATCACGGCCGACAACACCCGTTGCCTGTACAGCCTCTCCTACGCGGCCGACGGCACCGGCTCCTTCTCCGGGTTCGAGCGCTGCGAGGGCGGCGTGGACGGGCACCACGGCACGTTCGTCCTGCGCGCGTGGGGCACGTTCGACGCCGGGGGCACCGTCCACTGTTCCTTCGAGGTGCTACCGGGATCGGCCACCGGCGGCCTCGTGGGACTGCGGGGCACGGGTGGCTTCAGTGCGGCACCCGGCGCGGCGGCCGTGCCCTACGCCTTCGAGCCCTCCTACGAGGAGGCCGCGGCGGCCGGTTGA
- a CDS encoding LysR family transcriptional regulator, whose translation MLNIDRLRVLHAISQHGSVSAAAGALHVTTSAVSQQMAKLEREAGQRLLAKNGRGVRLTDAGRLLSEHAGRILAQVELAHADLEAQHGRAVGELLVGAFATAARGLFPRALAALRAGHPRLEPRLREMEPQDALRELDRGALDLAVVLDWYNRPLAVPGGLSRQALLDDVADVAMPDDHPLARRDRVDLEDFADDPWVSWPPGAVCHEWLLFTLRGRGIEPRVTHTAAEHHTQLALIAAGLGVAVAPRLGRAPVPAGVAVVPVRRTITRRLYAVWRAGDDRRPSVAAAVGALRAAARSVAQDQEAIDATAPVGGPPDAAG comes from the coding sequence GTGTTGAACATCGACCGGCTCCGCGTCCTGCACGCCATCAGCCAGCACGGCTCGGTGAGCGCGGCGGCCGGCGCCCTGCACGTCACCACCTCCGCCGTGTCGCAGCAGATGGCCAAACTGGAACGGGAGGCGGGGCAGCGGCTCCTCGCGAAGAACGGCCGCGGCGTCCGCCTCACGGACGCGGGCCGACTGCTGAGCGAGCACGCCGGCCGGATCCTCGCCCAGGTCGAGCTGGCCCACGCCGATCTGGAGGCCCAGCACGGCCGCGCCGTGGGGGAGTTGCTGGTCGGCGCGTTCGCCACGGCGGCGCGCGGGCTGTTCCCCCGGGCACTCGCCGCCCTGCGGGCCGGCCACCCCAGACTGGAGCCGCGGCTGCGGGAGATGGAGCCGCAGGACGCGCTGCGGGAGCTCGACCGGGGCGCGCTCGACCTGGCCGTCGTCCTCGACTGGTACAACCGGCCGCTGGCCGTGCCGGGCGGGCTGTCGCGGCAGGCGCTGCTCGACGACGTGGCCGATGTCGCCATGCCCGATGACCATCCGCTGGCGCGCCGGGACCGGGTCGACCTGGAGGACTTCGCCGACGACCCGTGGGTGTCCTGGCCGCCCGGCGCGGTGTGCCACGAGTGGCTGCTCTTCACCCTGCGCGGCCGGGGCATCGAACCGCGCGTCACCCACACCGCGGCCGAGCACCACACCCAGCTCGCACTGATCGCGGCCGGGCTCGGCGTCGCGGTCGCCCCGCGCCTGGGCCGCGCCCCGGTGCCGGCCGGCGTCGCCGTGGTGCCGGTCCGGCGCACCATCACCCGCCGCCTGTACGCGGTGTGGCGGGCCGGCGACGACCGGCGGCCCTCGGTGGCCGCCGCGGTGGGCGCGCTGCGGGCGGCGGCCCGTTCCGTCGCCCAGGACCAGGAGGCGATCGACGCGACCGCCCCCGTGGGCGGCCCCCCGGACGCGGCCGGCTGA
- a CDS encoding Rieske (2Fe-2S) protein, with protein MSDEAGLLRRPTTRRSVVAAGAAGLTGLLGACGAGSGGGERGGEPGERLGSASQVPEGGGTVFGEQGVVVTQPAAGEYRGFSAICPHQGCTVSEVRDGTIDCLCHGSKFAIEDGSVVRGPATEPLAPREIAVSGDTVRLA; from the coding sequence ATGAGTGACGAGGCGGGCCTCCTGCGGCGGCCCACGACCAGGCGGAGCGTGGTCGCGGCGGGCGCCGCGGGACTGACCGGGCTGCTCGGCGCCTGCGGCGCGGGCAGCGGCGGCGGCGAGCGCGGGGGTGAGCCGGGCGAGCGGCTCGGCTCGGCCTCGCAGGTGCCCGAGGGCGGGGGCACGGTGTTCGGGGAGCAGGGCGTCGTGGTGACGCAGCCGGCGGCGGGCGAGTACCGCGGCTTCTCCGCGATCTGCCCGCACCAGGGCTGCACCGTCTCCGAGGTGCGCGACGGGACCATCGACTGCCTGTGCCACGGCAGCAAGTTCGCCATCGAGGACGGCAGCGTGGTGCGGGGCCCGGCCACAGAGCCGCTGGCCCCGCGGGAGATCGCCGTCAGCGGGGACACCGTCCGCCTGGCCTGA
- a CDS encoding HipA family kinase has translation MLRETFATRYVTPLREGGSLPGIVEAEDLGTYVMKFTGAGQGRKSLVAEVICGGLARRLGLRVPELVCLELDPVIGLSEPDQEVQQLLKSSAGTNLGMDFLPGSIGFDPLAFGVDAAEAGRVVWFDALVNNVDRSWRNPNLLVWHGDLWLIDHGAALIWHHNWPTAAASAARPYDASDHALAPFGPDVAAAAAELAPLVTEETLAGTLADVPDAWLADEPGFAGPGEVRAAYAEVLAARAASVHERVVLGEPTPDRGSQAPGWLTSWPHRRRDAVAPGRKDGAR, from the coding sequence ATGCTGCGCGAAACGTTCGCGACCCGGTATGTCACCCCGTTGCGTGAGGGGGGCTCGCTGCCGGGCATCGTGGAGGCCGAGGATCTCGGCACCTATGTGATGAAGTTCACCGGTGCGGGGCAGGGCCGCAAGTCCCTCGTGGCCGAGGTGATCTGCGGCGGCCTCGCCCGCCGTCTCGGCCTGCGCGTACCCGAACTGGTGTGCCTGGAGCTCGATCCGGTGATCGGGCTGAGCGAACCGGACCAGGAGGTGCAGCAGTTGCTGAAGTCCAGCGCCGGGACCAACCTGGGCATGGACTTCCTCCCGGGGTCGATCGGCTTCGACCCGCTGGCGTTCGGCGTCGACGCGGCCGAGGCCGGCCGCGTCGTCTGGTTCGACGCCCTGGTCAACAACGTGGACCGGTCCTGGCGCAACCCCAATCTGCTCGTCTGGCACGGCGATCTGTGGCTCATCGACCACGGCGCCGCGCTGATCTGGCACCACAACTGGCCCACGGCGGCTGCCTCCGCGGCCAGGCCGTACGACGCGTCCGACCACGCGCTGGCGCCCTTCGGCCCCGACGTCGCCGCGGCGGCGGCCGAGTTGGCCCCGCTGGTCACCGAGGAGACGCTGGCCGGCACCCTCGCCGACGTGCCCGACGCGTGGCTCGCGGACGAGCCCGGCTTCGCCGGTCCTGGCGAGGTCCGCGCGGCCTACGCGGAGGTGCTCGCGGCGCGCGCCGCCTCCGTGCACGAACGCGTCGTCCTCGGCGAGCCCACGCCCGACCGCGGCTCCCAAGCCCCCGGCTGGCTGACCTCCTGGCCGCACCGCCGCCGCGACGCGGTCGCCCCCGGCCGGAAGGACGGCGCCCGATGA
- the ung gene encoding uracil-DNA glycosylase has product MLPDSWQGVLGEELDAPYFKELTEFVEEERARGPVYPPREEVFAALDATPFDRVKVVVLGQDPYHGEGQGHGLCFSVRPGVRIPPSLRNVFKELRAELGHPIPDNGYLMPWAEQGVLLLNAVLTVRAGEPNSHKGKGWETFTDAVIRAVSARRDPAVFVLWGAYARKKLRLIDTDRHAVVEGPHPSPLSAKKFAGTRPFTAIDEALAAQGHAPVDWRIPALGA; this is encoded by the coding sequence ATGCTGCCCGACTCCTGGCAGGGCGTCCTCGGCGAAGAGCTCGACGCGCCCTACTTCAAGGAGCTGACCGAGTTCGTCGAGGAGGAGCGGGCGCGCGGCCCGGTGTACCCGCCGCGCGAAGAGGTGTTCGCGGCCCTCGACGCCACCCCGTTCGACCGGGTCAAGGTCGTGGTCCTCGGCCAGGACCCCTACCACGGCGAGGGCCAGGGCCACGGTCTGTGCTTCTCCGTGCGCCCGGGCGTGCGCATCCCCCCGTCCCTGCGCAACGTCTTCAAGGAACTGCGCGCCGAGCTGGGCCATCCCATCCCGGACAACGGCTACTTGATGCCCTGGGCCGAGCAGGGCGTCCTCCTGCTGAACGCGGTGCTCACCGTTCGCGCCGGCGAGCCGAACTCCCACAAGGGGAAGGGCTGGGAGACGTTCACGGACGCCGTCATCCGCGCCGTGTCCGCCCGGCGGGACCCGGCCGTCTTCGTCCTGTGGGGCGCGTACGCCCGCAAGAAGCTGCGCCTGATCGACACCGACCGGCACGCCGTCGTCGAGGGGCCGCATCCCTCGCCGCTGTCCGCCAAGAAGTTCGCCGGCACCCGGCCCTTCACCGCGATCGACGAGGCCCTGGCGGCCCAGGGCCACGCCCCCGTCGACTGGCGCATCCCCGCTCTCGGCGCCTGA
- a CDS encoding pyridoxamine 5'-phosphate oxidase family protein, with the protein MSFPPTGTAADRTPHEGSGYRRTARTTPARAKERVGYDRQSVHSVLDEGYVCHLGFVREGAPVVLPTLYAREGERLYLHGSTGATAVLGARGDGLAVCVTVTHVDGLVLARSAFHHSVNYRSVVAHGTAHPVRDTAEKARVLDLLVDHVVPGRAADCRPADPRELAATGVLALDLAEVSVKVRAGGPNDDPEDLSLPHWAGVLPVRTVHGPPVPAGAPASAPGYLTAYARA; encoded by the coding sequence ATGTCCTTCCCGCCCACCGGCACCGCGGCCGACCGGACGCCGCACGAGGGCTCCGGCTACCGGAGGACCGCACGCACGACCCCCGCCCGGGCCAAGGAACGGGTGGGCTACGACCGGCAGTCGGTGCACTCCGTCCTCGACGAGGGCTACGTGTGCCACCTCGGCTTCGTGCGCGAGGGCGCCCCCGTCGTGCTGCCGACCCTCTACGCGCGCGAGGGCGAACGGCTGTACCTGCACGGTTCGACCGGCGCGACCGCCGTGCTCGGCGCGCGCGGCGACGGGCTGGCGGTGTGCGTGACCGTGACGCACGTGGACGGGCTCGTGCTGGCCCGCTCCGCGTTCCACCACTCCGTCAACTACCGGTCGGTGGTGGCCCACGGCACGGCCCACCCGGTGCGGGACACGGCCGAGAAGGCACGCGTCCTCGACCTGCTCGTCGACCACGTGGTGCCGGGCCGGGCGGCCGACTGCCGCCCGGCCGACCCCAGGGAACTGGCCGCGACCGGTGTCCTGGCACTCGACCTCGCCGAAGTCTCGGTCAAGGTGCGCGCCGGCGGCCCGAACGACGACCCCGAGGACCTCTCACTCCCGCACTGGGCCGGCGTCCTCCCGGTCCGCACGGTCCACGGGCCGCCCGTCCCCGCCGGTGCGCCCGCCTCCGCTCCCGGCTACCTGACGGCTTACGCCCGCGCCTGA
- the fabG gene encoding 3-oxoacyl-ACP reductase FabG, which produces MSTSDQRVAIVTGAARGIGAATARRLAAQGRAVAVIDLEEQAGADTVAAITEAGGRALAVGCDVADAEAVQAAVARVADGLGPPQILVNNAGVLRDNLLFKMTDGDWDTVMNVHLRGAFLMARACQQHMVQAGFGRIVSLSSSSALGNRGQANYSAAKAGLQGFTKTLAIELGKFGITANAVAPGFIVTDMTARTAARVGVGFEEFQQAAADSIPVRRVGRPEDVAEAIAFFTDESSGFVSGQVLYVAGGPLD; this is translated from the coding sequence ATGTCCACCAGCGATCAGCGCGTCGCCATCGTGACCGGAGCGGCCCGGGGCATCGGCGCGGCCACCGCGCGCAGGCTGGCCGCCCAGGGGCGCGCGGTCGCCGTGATCGACCTGGAGGAGCAGGCCGGTGCGGACACCGTCGCGGCGATCACCGAGGCCGGCGGCCGGGCGCTGGCCGTCGGCTGCGACGTCGCGGACGCCGAGGCGGTGCAGGCGGCGGTGGCCCGGGTCGCCGACGGACTCGGCCCGCCGCAGATCCTCGTCAACAACGCGGGCGTGCTGCGGGACAACCTGCTGTTCAAGATGACCGACGGCGACTGGGACACCGTCATGAACGTGCACCTGCGCGGCGCGTTCCTCATGGCCAGGGCCTGCCAACAGCACATGGTGCAGGCCGGGTTCGGCCGCATCGTGAGCCTGTCGTCCAGCTCCGCGCTCGGCAACCGGGGCCAGGCCAACTACTCCGCCGCGAAGGCCGGGCTCCAGGGCTTCACCAAGACCCTGGCGATCGAGCTGGGCAAGTTCGGCATCACCGCCAACGCGGTCGCGCCCGGTTTCATCGTCACCGACATGACCGCGCGGACCGCCGCCCGGGTCGGCGTCGGATTCGAGGAGTTCCAGCAGGCGGCGGCCGACAGCATCCCGGTCCGGCGCGTCGGCCGGCCCGAGGACGTGGCCGAGGCCATCGCGTTCTTCACCGACGAGTCCTCGGGCTTCGTCTCCGGCCAGGTGCTGTACGTGGCCGGCGGCCCGCTGGACTGA
- a CDS encoding DUF3037 domain-containing protein: MTTTHPTTGDVAGTAVRDVFEYALLRVVPRMERGESINAGVVLYCRARSFLAARVHLDEARLRALDPAADVPGVLAALAAAECVCLGGRAAGPAGGDDAGRRFRWLVAPRSTVVQPGPVHTGLTADPAAELERLLHVLVR; the protein is encoded by the coding sequence ATGACGACGACCCACCCCACCACCGGCGACGTCGCGGGGACCGCGGTCCGCGACGTGTTCGAGTACGCGCTGCTGCGCGTGGTCCCCCGCATGGAGCGCGGCGAGTCCATCAACGCCGGTGTGGTCCTGTACTGCCGCGCGCGCTCCTTCCTCGCGGCCCGGGTGCACCTCGACGAGGCGCGGCTCCGGGCGCTCGACCCGGCCGCCGACGTGCCGGGCGTGCTGGCGGCCCTGGCCGCGGCCGAATGCGTCTGCCTCGGCGGCCGGGCGGCCGGGCCCGCGGGCGGTGACGACGCCGGGCGCCGTTTCCGCTGGCTGGTCGCGCCGCGCAGCACCGTCGTGCAGCCGGGGCCCGTGCACACGGGACTGACCGCGGACCCGGCCGCGGAACTGGAGCGGCTGCTTCACGTGCTGGTCCGTTGA
- a CDS encoding DUF4232 domain-containing protein has protein sequence MTSHSARTAVAAAIAVLIAAGCSASEGSDEPARSSDAAPADGSAAGSGREAGQDSAAAGPADDTPDSAPEDTDDARAPQEADGAREDAAAPDGRPAWCSPDALTAAVRALEPAAGHRYAALVLTNTSDASCRTQGWPGLQLTTGEGGELPTTTVRDQSTDARALTVEPGGSAWARLHWSAVPGDQDPADGDCGPAPAGLAVIPPDTRGATSTGWDLGSVCGAGRIEAQPFAAGSGPGR, from the coding sequence ATGACCTCTCATTCCGCACGCACCGCCGTGGCCGCCGCCATCGCCGTGCTGATCGCCGCCGGCTGCTCCGCGTCCGAGGGGTCCGACGAGCCCGCGCGCTCATCGGACGCCGCACCGGCGGACGGCTCCGCCGCCGGTTCCGGCCGGGAGGCCGGCCAGGACTCCGCCGCGGCCGGCCCGGCCGACGACACCCCCGACAGCGCCCCGGAGGACACGGACGACGCGCGGGCCCCGCAGGAGGCCGACGGCGCCCGCGAGGACGCGGCGGCCCCGGACGGCCGTCCCGCCTGGTGCTCGCCCGACGCGCTCACGGCCGCCGTGCGCGCCCTCGAACCGGCCGCGGGACACCGCTACGCGGCGCTCGTGCTCACCAACACCTCCGACGCCAGCTGCCGGACCCAGGGCTGGCCCGGGCTCCAGCTGACGACCGGCGAGGGCGGCGAACTCCCCACCACGACCGTCCGCGACCAGTCCACGGACGCGCGGGCGCTCACCGTCGAGCCGGGCGGCAGCGCCTGGGCGCGGCTGCACTGGAGCGCGGTGCCCGGCGACCAGGACCCGGCCGACGGCGACTGCGGCCCCGCCCCCGCCGGGCTCGCCGTGATCCCGCCGGACACCCGCGGCGCGACGAGCACCGGGTGGGACCTCGGCTCGGTCTGCGGCGCCGGACGCATCGAGGCCCAGCCGTTCGCCGCCGGTTCAGGGCCCGGGCGCTGA
- a CDS encoding helix-turn-helix transcriptional regulator, with protein MRADRLLTVLLLLQNRGRMTAGELAAELEVSVRTVYRDVEALAAAGVPVLAERGPEGGYRLIDGYRTRLTGLTGAEAGALPLVGMPSAAAQLGIGAELTTAQLKMWAALPSGLSERAERVAARFHLDAAGWFRTEEQAPFLATVAAAVWEDRLLRVHYRRWSGEIKRELHPLGLVLKSGIWYVVAATGERVRTYRVSRLLAVDVVGPAPRRPAGFALAEHWTATSSALEAARYQDLATLRVTARGLRLLPMLFGAAGTEAAAGAGAADADGWVRVALAVESTNVAVGDLLRLGAEAEVLGPPALRAAVAEAVDALHRVYR; from the coding sequence GTGCGCGCCGACCGACTCCTGACCGTTCTGCTGCTTCTCCAGAACCGCGGGCGCATGACCGCCGGAGAACTGGCCGCCGAACTGGAGGTGTCGGTCCGCACCGTCTACCGCGACGTCGAGGCGCTGGCGGCTGCCGGCGTCCCTGTCCTGGCCGAACGCGGACCGGAGGGCGGCTACCGGCTCATCGACGGATATCGCACCCGCCTGACCGGACTTACCGGCGCAGAAGCGGGAGCACTGCCACTGGTCGGCATGCCATCGGCCGCGGCGCAGCTCGGTATCGGCGCCGAACTGACCACCGCGCAGCTCAAGATGTGGGCGGCCCTGCCCTCCGGGCTGAGCGAGCGGGCCGAGCGCGTGGCCGCGCGATTCCACCTCGACGCGGCCGGTTGGTTCCGCACCGAGGAGCAGGCCCCGTTCCTGGCCACGGTGGCCGCCGCCGTGTGGGAGGACAGGCTGCTGCGGGTGCACTACCGGCGTTGGAGCGGGGAGATCAAACGTGAACTGCATCCGCTCGGCCTGGTACTGAAAAGCGGTATCTGGTACGTGGTGGCCGCCACGGGGGAGCGAGTGCGCACCTACCGGGTCTCCCGGCTGCTGGCCGTCGACGTCGTGGGACCGGCACCGCGGCGCCCGGCCGGTTTCGCCCTGGCCGAGCACTGGACCGCCACGTCGAGCGCCCTCGAAGCCGCGCGCTACCAGGACCTGGCGACCCTCCGGGTCACCGCGCGCGGCCTGCGGCTGCTGCCCATGCTGTTCGGCGCCGCGGGTACCGAAGCCGCTGCCGGGGCCGGTGCGGCGGATGCCGACGGGTGGGTGCGAGTGGCCCTGGCCGTGGAGTCGACGAACGTCGCGGTCGGCGACCTGCTGCGGCTCGGCGCCGAGGCCGAGGTTCTCGGGCCGCCCGCGCTGCGCGCGGCCGTCGCCGAGGCCGTCGACGCGCTGCACCGTGTCTATCGCTGA
- a CDS encoding SDR family oxidoreductase — translation MSTAPVTVITGASRGIGHGIAKALLARGDRVCLTGRDADALAAAVDALGSDRAMGVAGKAHDEAHQDEVIDRVMHAWGRVDHLVNNAGRNPVLGGLADAEPALLAKVFEINVLSAFGFARRAWHAWQRENGGTVVNIASVAGLTASPFLGAYGVSKAALINLTEQLAHEFAPRVRVNAIAPAVVRTKFAAALYEGREEEAAAPYPLGRLGEPSDVAGAAAFLTSADSAWITGQTLVLDGGLFLNAGLG, via the coding sequence ATGAGTACCGCACCCGTCACCGTGATAACCGGCGCGAGCCGCGGCATCGGCCACGGCATCGCGAAGGCCCTGCTCGCGCGCGGCGACCGGGTGTGCCTCACCGGCCGCGACGCCGACGCCCTCGCCGCCGCCGTCGACGCCCTGGGCTCCGACCGGGCGATGGGCGTCGCGGGCAAGGCCCACGACGAGGCACACCAGGACGAGGTGATCGACCGCGTCATGCACGCCTGGGGGCGGGTCGACCACCTGGTCAACAACGCGGGCCGCAATCCCGTGCTCGGCGGCCTCGCCGACGCCGAACCCGCGCTGCTGGCGAAGGTGTTCGAGATCAACGTGCTGTCCGCGTTCGGCTTCGCCCGCCGCGCCTGGCACGCCTGGCAGCGCGAGAACGGCGGCACGGTCGTCAACATCGCCTCCGTCGCCGGGCTGACCGCCTCCCCCTTCCTCGGCGCCTACGGGGTCAGCAAGGCGGCCTTGATCAACCTCACCGAGCAGCTGGCGCACGAGTTCGCCCCCCGGGTACGGGTGAACGCCATAGCTCCCGCGGTCGTCAGGACGAAGTTCGCCGCGGCGCTGTACGAGGGCCGCGAGGAAGAGGCCGCGGCGCCCTACCCGTTGGGACGGCTGGGCGAGCCGTCCGACGTGGCCGGTGCCGCCGCGTTCCTCACCTCGGCCGACTCCGCCTGGATCACCGGGCAGACACTGGTGCTGGACGGCGGTCTGTTCCTCAACGCGGGACTCGGCTGA